The nucleotide sequence CCAGATCCGATACTTGATGGCCCGCACCTCGACGACGGCAGCCAGCTTGCTCAACGTGCCAACCGTCGGCTCTGCGTCCCCCCTTTCCAGCTCGTGTAAATATCCCTTGGACACTCCACTGCGGCGGCTCAACTCGCTGAGGCTCCAGCCGCGTTGCTCGCGGTATGTGGGAA is from Bacillota bacterium and encodes:
- a CDS encoding helix-turn-helix transcriptional regulator is translated as MGDKVGASIPTYREQRGWSLSELSRRSGVSKGYLHELERGDAEPTVGTLSKLAAVVEVRAIKYRIWKGHQAATRVAGQDTLMGG